The sequence below is a genomic window from Paenibacillus sp. DCT19.
CTAAATCTGGGTGGTGGCAAAGCGGTCATTATCGGCGATCCACGGCGTGATAAGAATGAAGCGATGTTTCGAGCATTCGGAAGATATATTCAAGGGTTGAATGGACGTTACGTTACCGCAGAAGATGTGGGGACAACCGAGGAAGATATGAACCTTATCTACCAAGAAACAGATTATGTTACGGGCATTTCTCCAAGCTATGGTTCGTCAGGCAATCCATCTCCTGCAACGGCGTGGGGCGTATATCGGGGGATTAAAGCAGCAGCAAAGGAAGCATTCGGCACTGATCTTCTGGAAGGCAAAACGATTGCTGTCCAAGGTGTAGGGAATGTAGCCATGCACTTATGCCAATATTTGAACGAGGAAGGCGCACATCTGATTGTGACGGATATTCATAAGGATTCGGTAAAACAAGCCGTGGACCGTTTCGACGCTAAGGCTGTCGACCCAGCAGACATCACTGGAGTAGAGTGTGATATCTATGCCCCATGTGCATTAGGTGGCACAATTAATGATGACACCTTGAAAGTGCTCAAGGCTAAAGTGGTGGCAGGCTGTGCCAACAATCAGTTACTTGAGCCGAGACATGGTGATCAGTTACACCAGATGGGCATTGTATACGCACCGGACTACGTCATTAATGCGGGTGGTGTGATCAACATTGCCGATGAATTAAATGGATACAATGCGGAACGGGCATACAGTAAGGTGAGCCAGATCTACAACACGCTGGAGAGCATCTTTGCCTCGTCCCGTTCGGAAGGTATCCCGACATATGTAGCAGCCGATCGTCTTGCTGAACGCCGAATTGAGATGATGAAGAACACACGCAGTACGTTTCTGCAAAATGGACACAACGCGTTAAGTTCCCGCAGATTGCGTGGATAATACACAGTAAGTAACATGATAAGGACTCATTAAACTGTCTGATACCGGGAAACCCTCCTTCACATGAATCAATGTGGAGGAGGGTGGCTCGTGCATATGGACAGTTTTTTGATTTCTTTTACGACAGATAGTAGACATGCACATCAAATTCCCACTCCAATATACCGATAATGAATGTACATCGTTCAGATGGTTCATGAAAGTGGGGGAAATCGTAAATGGGGAAGAAGAAACAAGGCTTGTCTTATCGAATTAGAAATATCTCGCTGAAGGTTAAGCTACCGATCATGTTAAGTTTCTTAGTGGTCTTGGTGCTTTTGGGAACAACCACAGCAACGTATTTCGTCTCATCCAAACTTTTGGTTATGAAGAGTGAGGGAGAAATTAACGGAATGGCCGACCGCCTTGGGGAAGGGTTGTGGACGGCCGTACAGCTTCAACAGCAGATGAGTCATGCAATTTCCGTACATAATACGTTCAAAGAGCTGCTGGAGCTGCGGAACACGAACAGTATGACGGATGAAGAATTTTTCTCGGATGCTAATCCGTATTTTAACAAAGCTAATACGATTCTAACGAACAGTGTATCGGATACCGAAGAAGCAAGACCTAATCTGTACTTGCTGGATCAGAAGGGGATCATGGTGGCTGCAACCCAGACAGATGTCATTGGTCAGCCCCGAGATGATCGGGAATATTTTCAGAAATCCATTACGGGTGAATCGTTCATCAGTGATGCGATAGTGTCCAAGCAAAGCAAACAATTGGTGATCATCTTCTCAGAGCCGGTCAAAGATGATGAAGGCAATACCATTGGTGTGCTTGCTATGACCATGGACACCAGCTTTTTCCTAGGACAACTGGGTGATATCAAAATTAATGGCGAAGGCAAGATTGAAGTGCTCAGCCGCAGTGGCACAATCATGTACGATTCACTCGATCAGACCTTGATAGGAGAATCGCTTGCAGAAGATCAGAATGTGCAGGCACTTCTTCAAGAAAAGGCGACGGACGAAGTGAAGATTACGACAGCGACAATCGATAATACGTATTATCGTGTCAACCAGATCCCCGGTGCGGATCTTCTCGTTATTGTTATTGATAGCTATGACGATATTAAACGCCCGGTGCAAGATATGCTTCAGCAGATGTTATGGCTTACGTTGCTTGCCATTGTGATAGCCATCGGAGTGGGCATGTTAATCTCTCGCAATATTACGAAGCCGATTATCAGACTTACAGGTTTGTTCAAACAGCTTGCCCAGGGGAATCTGACGGTGAAGGCAGAGGGCAGGTACCACAGCGAGTTCAAAGATCTTGCAGATAGTTTCAATAGCATGGCTGAACAGAACAAGAACCTGATTACGAATATGGGAAAATCTATTACGGTTCTACAAACGAGTACAGAGGAGCTAGAGGATACCTCCAAGCAAACTACACGATCCATTGATGAGACATCCGCTACACTGATGGGAATAGCACAAGCGATGGAGGCTCAGTCGGAAGATACCGAGCAGATCGTAGGGAAATTCAACAGCTTCGGCGATAAAGTGACTGCTATGAATGGTAGTGCACAGGATGTGAAGTCGAGAGCGGATGAGATTGAAAGTGTATTCCATAATGGAAGCGAAGTCGTGAATGAACTGATGCGGATCAATGAGATGAATGAACGGGAAGTAGAGAAAATCTCTGAGATTACGGTCAAGCTTCAGAACAGCTCAGGCAGTATCAGCCATATTACAGAAGCGATTAGCCAGATCGCCAAACAGACCAACCTGCTCGCATTGAACGCCTCTATTGAAGCTTCTCGGGCTGGAGAGCATGGTAGAGGATTTGCGGTTGTAGCAGAGGAAATCCGTAATTTGGCAGAGCAGAGTTCTAGACAGTCGAAAGAAATATCGAGCATTATTACACAGAATCTGGCTGATGTAGCTGAGAACAATCAAAGTGTTGCGGAGATCCATACGATCTCGTCCAGACAGGATGAGCTGGTTATTCAGACTCGTCAGGCATTTGACGTGATTCTGGAGAAGGTGACGGAGATTAACCATCAGATCGCTTCGATGGCAGGACAGATGCAGGAGATGATACAGAACAAAGACGATGTGCTGGAGTCAGCGCATAGCCTGTCGGCATCAGGGGAGCAGGTATCTGCTTCGGTTCAAGAAGTCACAGCAACAATGATGGAGCAAGCGGCAACCGTGCAACAGTTGGCGAATATGGTGGATACCATTGATCAGTTAACACGTGATTTGGCTGATGCTGCTGGTAAGTTCAAGGTTGAGTAAGTAACGGAAGTAAAAGCTAAAGCGTTAAAAGAAGAGCATTATGATACACAAATGAACTCCAAGAAGTCCCTTGTGCCAACAAAGATGGCAGATCAAGGGGCTTTTTTGGATAAATACATTAATAAATGGTATATAATTGGAATATTAATCTAAAAAGTAGTATAATGTTTATATATAAAAATTGTAAATATGGGTGATTACGGTTATCTATACAGAAGGAGGTCTGAGATGAGACGACATTGGATGTGGCTGATGCTTACAGTTCTTATCACGAGTGTGTTAATGGTGGGATGTACGTCATCTGCAACGACTGAACCGAGTACAGAATCAGCAAAAGAAACGATAACAACACCTACCGAAGTGGATATTGAGGTTCCAAAGGCTACGGATCAGGATGAGCAGGCTGCGCTACAGACAGCGAAAGACTATAAGACTACTGAATTTGAAGTCAATGAAAATGATGAGAAAAGCGCAACGACGATGGAATCTGCCCTAGCCAGGGGAGAACTGATCAAGCCGTTCCTGACCGAAAAGTACTTCGAAAAACAGATGGCTGATCGCAATATCGTTTTGCCTCTTATGGTGGCTTATAAAGAACAGGTGAAGCTGCGTGGAGAAAATATGAATTTCACGTTGAAGGAAAATAGAGGCGATTCTCTTCTCGTATCATACACGCTGGATCTTATTTTCATAGATGAACAGGATAAAGAAGTGCGCAAAATACCGCTCGAAGGCGAGCTAACTTTCCTGTTTGAGAACAAGCAGTGGCTCATTGTAGACGATACCTACAACATCAGGGAGCTTCAGGAATTGGTCTATGATTATGGTAAATAATTGATGAGAAGAGATTCAGAAGATAAGGCGGGGGGCGATTCGGATGAATCGCCTTATTTACGTTGAACAAGAATGGCTTTCGAAGTAGAGGAGGATTAGACCTGAAAGATCGGGGAGATGGCAGGGGGTGCCGATTGAGTAGGTGTGGCGGGTTGCTGAGTTAAGATCGGGGCATTGTCCCAAACGGAGCTGGGCAATTCACGTCGTAATACGGGGGCAACCTCTTGGGAGAATCGCTCTAACTGCTCCAGTTGCTCGCTATGGCTGAGTCCATCGACACTAATACTGAGCACCTGATGTCCGTAGGCTGCGTGATAATTCACAATTTTCTCAATAACCTGATCGGGACTACCAATCAAGACAGGACCATTCGCGATGTTATCCTCCAGATCCTTGAAGGGAGACTGGTTATGCTGCGCAGAAGCAGTAGCATGGAATGCATTGTAATAGGGTTTGTATCTGCGAATGGCTTCTTCTCGCGAATCGGCGAGGTACAAGCTGCCAGCTCCAGATCCAATCACGGCTCGTTGGGCATCATGACCATAATGATCGAGGCGTTCTCGATAATGATCAATGAGCGCTTTGTATTTCGCCTGAGGGTGGAACGAGTTAGAGGTGAATAGCGGCTCACCGTACTGCGCTGCCAGCTCAGTGGATAACGTGCTCGATGCGCTACCATGCCAGATCGGAATGGCTTGCTGTAGTGGTCGGGGTTGAGTGGTTACTCTGTCTAGTGGCGGGCGGTATGTGCCTTCCCAGGTCACATCCTCCTCTGTCCATAGGCGCTTGAGCAGACGATAGCGTTCACCCAATGAATCCCACTGCTCTTCTTCTGTGATGCCAAACAGCGGGTAATGCCGTGGATCATTGCCTTTCCCGATAATCATCTCCAGTCTGCCGCCGGATAACTGATCCAGTGTGGCATAGTCCTCCGCAACACGCACAGGATCAAGTACACTGAGTACCGTAACGGTCGTTAATAGACGGATGCGTGATGTAGCCGCGGCAACTGCCGTCAACACGACAGGTGGAGATGAGGAGAGGAAAGGTGCGCCATGTCGCTCGCCAATTCCGTATGCATCGAATCCCAGACGTTCTGCCAACTTGGCTTGCTCCAGAATATTCTGGAATTTCTGCTGTGCCGTAAACGCTTCTCCAGTGATGGCATTGGGCAGATTCATCATGAGGCTAAATAACGCAAATTTCATCTGACCCTCTCCTTGAGTGAAGTAAGAAACGATTGTATTATTGCTTAATCCAATCTGAATAGTATGATATGTAAGTTGATATAACTGTACCATGTTGTCCGTCTTTCTTCTAATGGATTTTTTCTATAAGCAAATTTTCGCTGAGGTGTATCATTTACGATCATGCTTTTTATGTTGCTAAAATGAGTCTAAATAAACGAGCCGTTCATCATTATGGCGATGAACGGCTCGTTTCGTGTGCCCATAGAGAGGCAGTGAGTCATTAATCTTGAATGTGGCGTGTGTTCTTTTCCGTAAAATAGTACAGGAAAGCGAGAAGTGGCATAGCGATTCCAATGATGGATGTTAGCGCCCAGCCCCCATAGGCATAAGACCAACTTCCGATGGATGAACCAGCAGCCCCGCCGATAAAAAAGATCGACATGAAGATCCCGTTGATTCGTCCTCTCGCTTCATTCCCTAAAGAATAAATGACGCGTTGCCCAAGCACGAGGTTGCCAGATACGGCCATATCTAAGGTGATAGCTGCAATGAGCAATACAATCAGAGCTGTTGTGGAGTTGCTTTGGAATAGATAAGTTACCGCAAATGACAGTAATGCAATCACCATTGCAGTACCCGTAAGGATCCGCGTTAACCCACGATCGGCCAGTCTCCCCGCAATTGGTGCTGCAATCGCACCGCCCACACCGGCTAATGCAAACCAGGCGATACCTTGCTGTGACATATTGAAGTCATTGGCAAGCCGCATAGGGACTGTCGTCCAAAACAAGCTGAATGCACCAAACAGACTAGCTTGGTACAGTGCCCGGCGACGTAATGGAGGGAGTTTTTTCAACAAAGTACCTAGAGAAATGATGAGTTGTCCGTAACTTAAATTAGGCTTCGGCTGACGTACAGGGAGAGTGCGGGACAGAAGGATGGTCAATAGCGCAATCATGATGGCGGAGAAGATAAATACGGCTTGCCAGCCCCAGATGCTCGTAATAAAGCTTGCTACAGGGCGAGCGAGCATGATGCCGAGCAGAAGACCGCTCATGACGTTACCCACGACGCGTCCACGTTGCTCTTCGGAGGTCAGATAAGTGGCGTACGGGACTAGAATTTGAGCTACGACAGATCCTACGCCAATGAATAGCGATACCATTAGGAATAGACCAGCTTGAGGGGCGAATGCGGCAATGATCAGAGCTAGAACCAATACGATTAAGGAAAGTGTGGTTAAACGTCGATTCTCAATAATGTCGCTGAGCGGAACGATAAATAACAATCCAATTACGTATCCCAACTGGGTTAAGGTGACAATTAGCCCGGAAGCGGCAGAAGATAATCCGGTTGTCATGCTGATCGGACCTACTACGGTCTGAGCATAATAGAGATTGGCTACGATTAAACCACACGCGGAAGCAAGAAGCAGCACAATCCAGGGCGAGAGCTGAGATTGAGCTGAGGTTGTTGAAGCTTGTTTGGTTGGCATGTTTATCATCCTCCGGTATTAAGATGTTGGAATCAGTTTGTATCAGCATAGTGCAATAACTAATTAGTGAACGATTCGTACACTTATTGTTGATAAATATATACTAAACGTTTAGTATTGTAAATAGGCGTTTTTCAATGAACTATGATTTTAGTATGATATATCTAGAGTGCACCAAGGAGGAGACTAATATGACTGGCAAGAGAGGGCGGCCTCGTAATGTTGAAACACAAAATGCAATTTTGACGGCGGCATATGAACTGCTTTTGGAGCACGGATTTGCAGCGGTTACGATTGAAAAAATTGCAGAGCGAGCACAGGTTAGTAAAGCA
It includes:
- a CDS encoding Glu/Leu/Phe/Val dehydrogenase; this translates as MNWFEAMEHHDYEQLVLCQDKASGLKAIIAIHDTTLGPALGGTRMWTYASEDAAIEDALRLARGMTYKNAISGLNLGGGKAVIIGDPRRDKNEAMFRAFGRYIQGLNGRYVTAEDVGTTEEDMNLIYQETDYVTGISPSYGSSGNPSPATAWGVYRGIKAAAKEAFGTDLLEGKTIAVQGVGNVAMHLCQYLNEEGAHLIVTDIHKDSVKQAVDRFDAKAVDPADITGVECDIYAPCALGGTINDDTLKVLKAKVVAGCANNQLLEPRHGDQLHQMGIVYAPDYVINAGGVINIADELNGYNAERAYSKVSQIYNTLESIFASSRSEGIPTYVAADRLAERRIEMMKNTRSTFLQNGHNALSSRRLRG
- a CDS encoding methyl-accepting chemotaxis protein, with the translated sequence MGKKKQGLSYRIRNISLKVKLPIMLSFLVVLVLLGTTTATYFVSSKLLVMKSEGEINGMADRLGEGLWTAVQLQQQMSHAISVHNTFKELLELRNTNSMTDEEFFSDANPYFNKANTILTNSVSDTEEARPNLYLLDQKGIMVAATQTDVIGQPRDDREYFQKSITGESFISDAIVSKQSKQLVIIFSEPVKDDEGNTIGVLAMTMDTSFFLGQLGDIKINGEGKIEVLSRSGTIMYDSLDQTLIGESLAEDQNVQALLQEKATDEVKITTATIDNTYYRVNQIPGADLLVIVIDSYDDIKRPVQDMLQQMLWLTLLAIVIAIGVGMLISRNITKPIIRLTGLFKQLAQGNLTVKAEGRYHSEFKDLADSFNSMAEQNKNLITNMGKSITVLQTSTEELEDTSKQTTRSIDETSATLMGIAQAMEAQSEDTEQIVGKFNSFGDKVTAMNGSAQDVKSRADEIESVFHNGSEVVNELMRINEMNEREVEKISEITVKLQNSSGSISHITEAISQIAKQTNLLALNASIEASRAGEHGRGFAVVAEEIRNLAEQSSRQSKEISSIITQNLADVAENNQSVAEIHTISSRQDELVIQTRQAFDVILEKVTEINHQIASMAGQMQEMIQNKDDVLESAHSLSASGEQVSASVQEVTATMMEQAATVQQLANMVDTIDQLTRDLADAAGKFKVE
- a CDS encoding LLM class flavin-dependent oxidoreductase, with protein sequence MKFALFSLMMNLPNAITGEAFTAQQKFQNILEQAKLAERLGFDAYGIGERHGAPFLSSSPPVVLTAVAAATSRIRLLTTVTVLSVLDPVRVAEDYATLDQLSGGRLEMIIGKGNDPRHYPLFGITEEEQWDSLGERYRLLKRLWTEEDVTWEGTYRPPLDRVTTQPRPLQQAIPIWHGSASSTLSTELAAQYGEPLFTSNSFHPQAKYKALIDHYRERLDHYGHDAQRAVIGSGAGSLYLADSREEAIRRYKPYYNAFHATASAQHNQSPFKDLEDNIANGPVLIGSPDQVIEKIVNYHAAYGHQVLSISVDGLSHSEQLEQLERFSQEVAPVLRRELPSSVWDNAPILTQQPATPTQSAPPAISPIFQV
- a CDS encoding MFS transporter, with translation MPTKQASTTSAQSQLSPWIVLLLASACGLIVANLYYAQTVVGPISMTTGLSSAASGLIVTLTQLGYVIGLLFIVPLSDIIENRRLTTLSLIVLVLALIIAAFAPQAGLFLMVSLFIGVGSVVAQILVPYATYLTSEEQRGRVVGNVMSGLLLGIMLARPVASFITSIWGWQAVFIFSAIMIALLTILLSRTLPVRQPKPNLSYGQLIISLGTLLKKLPPLRRRALYQASLFGAFSLFWTTVPMRLANDFNMSQQGIAWFALAGVGGAIAAPIAGRLADRGLTRILTGTAMVIALLSFAVTYLFQSNSTTALIVLLIAAITLDMAVSGNLVLGQRVIYSLGNEARGRINGIFMSIFFIGGAAGSSIGSWSYAYGGWALTSIIGIAMPLLAFLYYFTEKNTRHIQD